DNA sequence from the Grus americana isolate bGruAme1 chromosome Z, bGruAme1.mat, whole genome shotgun sequence genome:
ggcagctggtgtagtgctggtttttggatttaggatgagaataatgttgataacacactgatattttagttgatgccaagcagtcaaggacttttcagcttctcataccggcctgccaacgagaaggcaggggtgcccaagaagctgggagggaacacagccaggacagctgactcaaaactggccaaagggatattccataccatatgacatcacaTTCCACATATAACCGGGGTTTGGCCGGGAGGCGATgtggctcgggaactagctAAGCATCAtcttcaggtggtgagcaattgtgctgtgcatcacttgttttgtatattcttttatcattattattattctcttccttttctgtcctattaaactgtctttatctcaacccatgagttttaccttcttttcttttcgattctctcccccatctcacggggagggggggacagggatggacacaacagtgagcaaatggctgtgtggttgttgcagctgccagctgggttaaaccacaacacagctCCAGAGAGGCTCCTTCAGAAGCTTGTCTGGCTCCACCATGGCAATCCCAGGTTGTAGCAGCTCAACTTAGATATCCTGGATGTGGTTCCAGCAGGGGCTGGTGCACCACAGAGACTGGTTCTGCCTTTGCTGGTCAAGGGCAAGGGGTCTCAGAGCCAGGACTGACCACATGACTCTGTTCATTGTCTCACCAATAAAGACTCTTTGCTGGCCATGGTGGTAGTCACCTCTGATCTTCACTTTCCTTCCAGGTTTGACCTGGCACAGGGACTGCAAAGGACCTGAGAGCACACAGGTCCCTCAGCTCTGGCCACAGCATGGGCACAGAAGACAGTCCTGCCCAAGCTGTTGGATCgagtccaaaggagggccacgaagctgatcagaggactggagcacctctcctctgaggacagtctgagagagttgggattgttcagcctggagaaaagaaggctccagggagatctaattgcggcttatcagtacctgaaggggcctacaggaaagctggagagggactgtttatcagggagtgtagtgacaggacaaggggtaatgggtttgaACTAAAAGAgaatagatttagattagatattgggtagaaattcttcactgtgagggtggtgaggaacaggttgtccagagaagctgcggatgccccatccctgggggcaaggccaggttggatggggctttgggcaacctggcctagtggagggtgtccctgcctatggcacgggagttggaactagatcatctttgaggtccctttcaacccaaaccattctgtgattctatgattctatgtccaTTGAGGGACATTACCCTTTCACTGATTCCCACCACATACCCCATCCAAACTCAGGTGAGAGCTGCCCAACACAGCGCTGAGGGTTGGAAAGGTTGTCAGGCACCACTCAGGCATTCAGGGTCACAGCGCAGCCCTGCTCATGGACTCCCCTCAACAAGGTGCAGTTGTTGGGCGATGTGACCCCTCAAGGGCAATGTGGGGACCAGGCAGGAGATGTGGAcgggcaggcagccccctccAAACCATGAGCCTTTATTGGTTGTCCAGACAGAGCAGGCAGAGTCGCAAAGGCAGCCCAGTCAAGCCAGGCTCCAGCAGAACCCTGGGTTTAGCTGAATATCAGAGGGGTTGGGAACCTAGGACATGGCAGGAGCATGGACCCTCCCTCAGCACAAGCCCGTGTGAGTCAGAGACTGGGAAATCTGGCATAGAGTTCCTGCttccagaaagcaaaaacaaaagcaaagcctaAAAAAAAGAACTACAGAAAGTGACATTCAAAGGCCTTAAAACAGCAGTAAGTGAAAGCTGGGCGGTGAAGGgagtgaggaaagaaaaagctcacAGCCCTCCTTGGCCTCctgttttcctcttgctctgctgAATTGGATGGGACCCCCAGTGCTGGTCACAGTCACAGGAGAGCCAAGGGGCTGGCAGCCATCAGCACTGAACTGGGGTCATCCTCCCCATCTTCTCTGCTCCCTCACTGCTCTGAATGTCTCCTGTGgtcctgggcaggggctggagtGACTGATCTCCAGCCTGGCCACCTTCACCTGTGGAGACCAAAGGCACCAAGGGCAGAGGCTGCTGTGTGCCCTCAGCTGCGTGGGGAGCTCACGCCaccacagctgcctgcacacaCGAGTTTCTGAAGCACCACAGGGCTGGGGCAAATGGGGAGGCATGTCACTGAAGAGGATGAGCAGATGTTTCTCCTGAGGGTCAGGCTCTTCTGGGAGATCTCTGCTCCCCTTCCAGCTGCCACCCAGCCCTTTCTGTGATAGTGGTccagaaaattgcattttcctACCTTTTTAATTATCCTCTGTAGCTTTGCGGGGaaaaaacttccttttcctGGAAAGGCAAAAGGAGTACTGAGTAAGAGACTGGTATTACCCCTGGCCCTGCTGAACATGTCCCCTTCCTACTCACCTGGAAAGCACGAACCACAGGATACCTGCAGACACGAGGAGTGCCAACAGCACAACCACCCCAATCACAGTCCCCCACCACGGAGCTGGAGGCTGCCCTGCAACTAACGCAAAGCCAGGAGTGGGTGCCACAGCCTGGACTACGTTCTAGCAATGGCACCAACAATGGCAAagggaagtgttcaaggccaggctggatggagctttgggcaacctggtctagtggaggatgtccctgcccatggcaggggggttggaactaggtggtctttgaagtcccttccaacccaaaccattctatgactctatgaatCTATGTGAAAGTGCGTAGACATGTGTCTTCATTTAGGGTTCTTCTGGGATGGAGGATGACCCCATATATAGGAAACGACAGGTTTCCTCTGCCCCCCACAAGACCCCGCAGCTCCTGCACtcagccagctcctctccacAGGAAGCGGCCAGGCTGGGAAAAGGGAACGTGCGGGAGAGACTCTCAGGCACAGGGAGCGAGGAGCCCGCTTACCAACAGAGAAGCTGTAGCAGACACAGGTGAACTTCTCTGCCTGTTGGAGGAGACGGGAGGGAGAGCTCAGGCTGATATCTCGCAtcaaatttaaaagttaatcaTGATTCTGTAGCTAAGAAgttacagatagtttttcatAGTTGCATAGTTAAGAATGTTACAGATGATAGTTTTTCATAGTTAAGGATGTCACAGATAGCTTTGTAGATAGTTGCTAGGTACTACTAAGGATGGCTATGGTACAGTCCTACCCCCGTGTTAGTTAATATTTATCCAAAGAATGTATCAAAGAAGACGTGACTGTCAAGAAGTAGAAGCATAACTGATAAATCGATtgtctgatcaacagaccctgaagaaccaattggaagtgccagaagtattgagaaattAGGGGGAgggtaatttgggccagggcCTCCGCGACCGccgacccatgagccccctacccCTGttataccacctactcaaaagataaagTGTGTGAGGATTCACTTGTTGCACACCGGGGAATGAATCCGCTTTTCGGAAAACAAGGCCACTCCTGCCCCACTGCCCGCACTTGGCGCAAAGGCCTCCCGCCCACAGCCACCAAATATCCCAGCGGTGGCCAAGGACCCCCGGGACACTGTCCTGCTGAGGCACCCAGGTTCTGAGCGCAGGGGCTGGGAGCGGAGCCCGTGTGGCACGGACGCTCGCCATCAGCAGAGGGCCCAGACCCCGCCGAggggcccggccccggctgGCAGCATCCCCGGGGAGCAGGAGCCCCCCGCGAAGGGTACCTGCGGCGAGCGGCGGACGAGGCGGAGAAGGGCCGTGTAGTCCCAGCCCGTCCGGAGGGCAGCGTTGTGGTAGCCCTGCCTGCGGGTCCCGTCGCCCAGCACAAAGTCCGTGGAGGCAGTGAGGTTGATCACGGCAGCCACGTAGGTGCCAGGCTGCTGGCTGGCGTTGAAGGGCTGTGGTTCCCCCAAGCAGGCGCCTTCCACCGCCGTGCCATTGTGCGTCGCGACCACGATGAGCTGGTGTTCCCTGCAAGGCAGGGCGGTGAGAGGGCCGGGGGAGACGGGGCCGGGAAGAGCGGGACGCAGGCCGCTGCGGGTGAGCACTGGCGGTGGGGAAACCCATCTCggggctgcagagagcagagctgcgGGGGGCTGCACTCACCTCGCCATCTCGGGGGGCCGGGCGATGGGCCGGAGGGGAAGCACAACGGTCCCTTGGGATGGGGAGATGTCACGGACGCTGCGGCAGCTGATGTCGAGAGGGTGCGGGGTGTCTGGAGGGGAAGAGCCGGGGGATGAGCATCAGTGGGCAGCGCGGCAGGGTCTGtgtggggagcaggggtggCCCCGGGCAATGCAGGGTGCAGAGCACAGCTCCTCTGTGCCCAAGCTCCTCGGCGCTGGCCGGGAGGccacggggctggggacagagagCTGCCTCAGCTGGGGCGCATGCCATGGCCACCCCAGAGGGACCGGGACACAGCCAGCCTTACCCGAGCTGTCGGTCTGAAACTCCCACAGTGACGCAGCCCCGGCTCCCGTGTTCGTGACTCCCTGCATCGTCACCACGTAGCTGCTGCCGGGGCTGTGCCCAGGCAGCGAGTGCTCCGTGACAGAGCTGCTCAGCCGCAGCCGCTGCATCTCCAGGAAGCCGCCGTCCTGCGCACTCCAGGCTGTGATGTtcagctggggacaggggacagaactggagggcagcagctcccacctGCCCTCTGGGGACCTGCCCACAGCACACCGAGACAGAGCAAAGCACCCCTGCAagcctccccttctctgcacctGCCCCGCTTGTGGAACGCTCCCAGAGAGGAACCAGCAGGAGCCTTGGCCCCTTGTGTGGACCTCAGAGCAGACGAGAGGAGCAATTTGGAGCCAGCACTCAAGATGCCAGAGGGGCTGCCTCTGTGAGCAAAGGACCAAGCCTCTGTGGAGACCTGAGGGCAAGAGGGAGGCCGGCCCTTTGAAGAGGTGTATATACGTGTAATGAGCCTGAGGCCAGGTCACCGGCATGGTATTGCAACACCGCAGGCACTGTGGGGACATCCCCCACCAGAGGAGCCCTGAACTTCTCATTCCTCCCACGCAAGGTTGGACTCTGAAGGCTTTGTCTACATGAAAAGGGGAAGACAGATTTTTCCACAAGGGATACAGATGGAGGATCCTCATTTGCCAATGCATCATGTGAATTTCTCATGAAATGCCGGGCCATCCTCACTGCTGTCGGGGGCTTTATGGAAATGGCTTCTTGGGAATATGAAAAACGAGCtaaccaaaagcagaaaaaaggattctttcagaaacagaggTGTCTGGGAGCAGGGAACCAGCTGGAAGATACCCACAAGCAACACCGTCCAGGCCTCTCTTTGCCATTTTTGCCAGGAAAGAGCTAAGAGGCCCATGAGGAACCAGCATGTCTGAGTCCCTGTCACCTCATGGAGAAGTCTGTTCTCACAGAGGGCATAGGGCACACTGCTAAGGGTCTCACCCCCCCGCAGTGCTAGAAAGCAGGGCTGCACCGTGGGAAGAGCCCCAAACACACAGACAGAGGAGGCACCTCTAGCCACACACTGAGGAACACTCAAAGAAACAGTGCACGTCCCTCAGAAGAAGAGGGGTTTTCGGAGGACGACTCAAACCACAGGTTTCCCTGTGGCAGGAACCAGAAACAAGCACGCAAGAGGCACAGGAAATCCTGGGAGGCCACGCCAGCAGACACGTCACCAAGTGCTGCACACTGAGCTGCaaagtctgcaaaacaccaggCTGAGGAGACCTGGGGGGGAAGCCCAGAGGGCAGGGAGCACCCACCACCTCTCCAGGCAACTCCACAGCATGGGGAATGTCAAGGGCgagaaagaaaatgctcatGCTCATCACAGCCAGATATTCACTGGGACTGGCTATGAACCGTGGGTTATCATGGCTTTCCCTTCCCCACTCTCCCCCAGGCTGCCTGCACAGACCTCCAGGCAGGGGGGCACCGGGCAAGGTGATGGGCACTATGGGCAGTCCATGGTGCCCTGGTACCTGGTATCCAATGATCTCCCCATTGCAGGAGGGCAGCTTCTCCCACTTGATGGACCCCGTGCTGGGAtccagccacagcttctccggTCTGTCCGGCACTGGAAGCACAGGAGGAGAGGGTCATGCACGGGGCCAGCGAGGAGGGGCTGAGCCCacagcagggtgcaggcagctcctggcccCGGGGACAGGCTGCAAAGGGCCCCCCAAGCACGGTTTGTCCCCCACAAAGGCTgcatgtgctgcagcagcaggagcagcaacGGTgtagagaggagagggagagtgAGGAGGGGACGTGCTGTGCTCCAGGGCCCTgcgcagccccttcccctggaTCATCACTGCAGGGCACAGATGATCAGGCTGAGCTGCCAGGTGAAGGGGACATCTATCCACCTCCCCTACCTGTGACACAGCCGAGGACTGTCCCTTCTCTCCTACACTCATGCACACATACCTGTTTCCCCTGTCCTGACCAACCATGTGAAAAGGACCgtgctggggggcagggagaTGGTGACACTGTAGTCGGTGAAGGGCTGCAGAGGGGGACAAGTAAATGTTCCCTCCCCGCCATGTAGCATCTCCTCTCCCTTCACCTCCTCAGCCTcacagggaggggaggaaggcacTGCCAGGCGGCACGTGGCCCGCATGCGCTGGCAGACGTCAGGGAGCCTGCAGGTCCAGTTCAGTTTGATGCTGGTGCTGGAAATCTCCAAGGTCCCGGGGACAACCTGGAGGACCTCTGTGAAGGAAACATCACAAGATGGtcacttccttcccttcccctcccagcatTGCAAGTTACTGTGGTCagacagccctgctccccacccagccaggagggagggaaagtgAGAGGCTGGAAGTGGTCACTACAGCTTTCTGGCAGGGGATCAGGAGGGACCCGGACAGGAATGAATGTGGGTGAATGTGTGGACTACTGTTGCTCAAGGTAATTTTCCCCACTGAGTCCAACCTGAGGTGTCTGTGGGTCCCAGCACCTCTACAGTTCAACAGATGCAGCTCTTAGAAAGACCTAGCCATTTCCTGCTCTGCATACACCCCAGGAGAAAGGTTCATTTGCCCTGACAGTATAGTGAGAGATGGGGCTCTAGGACACCATACAGAGCAGCCCTCTTACACCACACCACCAGGAAGGGGTGAGGGGGAAAAGGGCCCACGCCGCTTCCTCCAAGCCTCCCCGGAAaggccaggaggagcaggagctcaAGGGGCTGGGGCACCCACGAGGGGCTCATACTGTGCCCACCATGACACAGAGCCTGGAGGGGACCAGCCCACAGGGAACGAGCTGTGATACTCACAGCTGCATGGTCTGAGAGgacacaggcagcagagccctccGATCCCCCCGCCCCAACCATGACGCCATGCAGACCACAAACTCCACCACACATAGCTCTCCCATGCTTCTCTCCTTTGTGCACGTGCTCTTGCGAGAAGCCCTCAGGGAGACCCTTATCACCCACACCTCCAGCAAGAACATCCCGCACACCGGTGAACCGTAGTCTGGACTCAGCGCAGGCTCGGGGGCTGCCTCCACACCGCCTTCGGCAGCACCTGCCCTTtccccaggcaggcagagagccCCAAACCTCCTGTGCACACacagcctgccttcccctgctcaggaagggcagagcggggcagccaggagagctcctgctgcctcccttaCCGATGCACTCCACGTTAGACCGAATGCGGATCCAGACACCTCCGCTGTCCCTTCCGAGCCAAACTTCTCTGTATACAGGTTTCCCATGACTGACGGACTGGACTTCCCTCGCACATTTGATGTGGGTGAAGGATGGCTGGAAACCCGCAGGGCAGCTCAGCATCACTTCTTCGTTCATCTTGTACTTCTCCTCATCTGGTGCCAGCTGGAGTCTTGAGTCCCACCGAGGCCTTTTGCACGTTTCTGGCAGAGGTGCAAGTGGATGTTAGTTGTGTTAGGAGGTAACAAGTTAGGGCAGGGGTAGGTGGTGGGTGGGAGAAAAATCCCCAGCAGTCCATCCAGCCCctgaagggagagggaaggtgaCATGTCCATCTGCCAGGACATGACGTGCAGGCCAGGCTTGTGAGAGGCCGCTCTCCTTGGGTCCCTGAAGTGTGAATGATCATTCATCCATGAACCTCCCCCACCCAGCCCTGTGGCCGGGGACATTATATTCCCCCCTCCACAGCCCACAGCAAGGAGTTTCCCAGGACAACCACCCCTGCACTAGGAGACCCCTCCAGCCACTCATTCACACATGTCACACACCCCATCTCGGGCTGCCTTTGATGGCCCATGGTCCACCAGCCCTGATGGGGTGCATGTCTCTCCAGCCATGGCTCAGCCCTGCTACAGGGATCCGAGAAGCCCCTGCTACTCTTCTGGGGTCCCCGTGCCTGCTCAGTCAGGCCCTCGgctgctctcctccttccccagaccACCGtgcggggggacacggggatgaGCAATACCTTCTCCACTCACGTCCCTGGCTTTACCACAGGTTCTGCCACTTTTCCCTGCCAcgagccctgctccctcctccacaTTCCTTCCTCACCGCATTCACCATCCTCTGGGCAGAGCAGGCACAGCCTGTCCCAGCAGTTTGCTGAGCGCTGCGGGGCAAAGGCTTGGTGGCAATGATTCCTACGGGCAGGGATGCTAGCACCTGGGAAGGAGCACTTCCCTGTTCCTGACGCTGCAAGGGGCTCTGGGAGGCCTCAAAGTGCTTAAAGCACAAACCTCCTTCTCCCACAGGAGCAGAGACGGGGTCTCACAATGGTCAGGCCACCTTCTGACCAGCCACAGAGAAGTACAGACATGCCGGTGAACAAGCCACTCAGTGTCAGGCTTTGCTCCCAACCCTGATGACAGAAGGCAAGAGACGCCCAGCTGAGCACCGTGACCAGCAGCTGTGTCCCACTGACACACAGCCACGACCTACCCACGCCCAGGCACCCAGCCGCTCCCCACGCCCAGGCCCAGCCAGCTGGCAATGTGGCACAGTTCCATtttgctctgctctcagcaggcACGGTGTCCCTCGGGCACACCTGGGCATGGGATGTGTACAGAAAGCGGTAGCCCTGCTCCCTGAAGACCCCTCCCCTGATTCACAATGCACGAATCCACACCTGATTCATGCCTGCAGCCTCCAGGGAACGACTGGCAACCTGGCTCGGTGCAGGGCATGACCCATCCCCGACCATCCAGCCCGATCCCGTCCTTCCACACACACTGTGCCATAGCTCCTGCCCCCCGGGATCGCCCAGAGACAGCAGGTGCCCCAGCTGACACAGCCCTCAGAGGTCCGCCTGGGCTTTggcccagggctgcaggcagtAAAGATGCATATCAAActtgcaggaggaggagcagcaaaaCCTCtccagcaaagaggaggaaCCGCTTCTTACCTGTTTCCTGGGGCATCCCTTGGACCTTGGGATCAGGTTCTTCCTGGCCCTGGGCTGCCAGCAGAGATACAAGGCCCAGGAGACAGCTCAGAGCCAGCAACTGCAGAGCCATGCTACCATGAAGTCCCCAGGCAGGACTGAAATCTCAGCCCCACTCGCTGCCTCTGAGCCCAGGCATCTGTAACTGACTGCAAGGCTTGCAACCACAGGAAGGAAACAGACACATGGAGAAATCTTGAGACACAGGAGGCTTCCTCTTTGGGGAGGGAACCACCCATCAGCGtcagtgctgctgccttttgctgctctttttccCCAAGGGCATCCAGGCACTGGTACTCAACAGAACAACCCCTGTCGCCAGGACCCCAGAGTTTCCCCTCCTAGCTACCAGAGTGCGTTCAAGAAGCGCTGCTCCTATTTCTGAGGCAATGCCCATGTGCTTCCCAACCCCACTGCGATGAGTCACTGCACTTCCTCTCAATGAGCACTGAAGATGGACGGCCTCTGAGAAGGTACATGCAGAGCTGGCAAGAAGCAGGGATAGGGACGGGGATGTGAACTGCGAGGAGTACCTCAAGGCCTGAAACAGTCCTTGGCCCTTCTGAGCGACACGCTCAACCCACACCCTCTCTCGTCCTTCCCTGCGTCTCCATcctcagctgcctcctcctcctccccctcagcctGGCAACCCTCTTCTCTGTCCCCAGGTGTGCAGACCACCCTGCCTTCCAGTCTCAAGGCTGACAGCCCAGGGTTGGACTGGATatggggacagggagtgggcAGCAGGGCCACCCAGGAGGTGGCAAGAGCACAAACCAACCCCATGCCCTAACCCTGCGTGTTCTCCGTTCTCAaccagcagcagccacacaGGGTTAAGCTCCCTCTTCTCCTCGCTGCCCGATACCCATCGAGAGCAGGTCCACCAGGCATGCAGGTCACACCACCGAGAGACCATGGGAAGGAGACGCTTTGGTCCCaggggccagctgcaggcaccACAATGACGGTCAGGCAGCCCATGTGAAGGACTGTCAAAACATGTCTTTACTGGCACATGCAGGTCATCCCAGGCTACCCACTGAATTAGAGAGATATGGGTATGAGGGATGGACTGTTAGAtgaataaggaattggctggatggccacgTCCACAGAGTTACAGTCTGTGTGCGAGTGGAAACCAGTATTGAGTGGCGTCCCTCAAGAGTCCGTACCGGGACCAAtgctatttaatatcttcatcagaGGCATAGGCAGTGCGATTGgatgcaccctcagcaagtttacagaTAAcgccaagctgagtggtgcagctGATTCACTCGAGGGATgggatgccgtccagagggaccttgacaggctcaAGAAGTGTGCCCACGTGAACCTcacaaagttcaacaaggccacgTGCAAGGTCATGTGCCTGGGTCGGGGCAATCTCCCGTATCAATACAGACCAGGGGATGAActgattgagagcagccctgtggagaagggcTCGGGGGTACcggtggatgaaaaattgaatatgaaccagcaatgtgcacttgcagcccagaaagccagctcagcctgggctgcatcaatagaagcatgaccagcaggtcaagggaggtgatcctgcccctctactctgctcttgtgagaccccacctggagtaccgcctccagctctggggtccccagtacaagatggacatggagctgttggagagagtccagaggaggccacaaaaatgatccaAGGTCTGGAGCACGTCTCCtgcgaggacaggctgagagagttggaggtgttcagcccggagaagaggaggctccggggagaccttacagcagccttccagtacttaaagagGGCTTAAAAGATAATTGGAGAGAGACTctttaccaaggcctgtagtaacaggacaaggggaaatggttttCAATAGAAGGGCAGTAGATTTACATTTGatgcaagaaagaaattttttacaatgagggtgtGAGAGACACTGAAGCAGATTGccaagagaagctgtggatggcCCATCCCTCTGTTCAAATCCAGGTTGaacagggctttgagcaacctaaTCTAGTGAAAGGGAGGGTGGACTTgaaagatcccttccaaccaaaccattctgtgattctgtgattctaaccACAGAGCTGGAGAAGATGGTGGTCGATTGCCCCATCTTGCAGCAGCGTGCTCCTCACCAAGGAGAGCCTTCGGGCTGCCCCTCGACCTCCAGGCTGCACAGGGAACCAGCATCCCACAGTGCGGGAGAGGCAGTGGCTGCTGGAGGCTGCAccgtggcagcagcagcagccgagATCGAGCAGATCCCGAAGGGCACAGGATGGGGATTTCCCAAGAGGGCCAGGGCCAACTGCACCTCACAAAATGGGAGACGAGCATCAACGCGCACAGAAGGAGTCACAGACCAACACAGAGGTCCAGCTAGGCCAAGTTGAGACCGTGCTACttgtgggatggggaggagggaaaggaggaaccCAAAGCACTGTGCTGGGAGCACACAGCTTCTCAGATGTGCTTCCTCagggctgccaggggctggAAAAGCCTCGTCCAAGCTCCTCCATGAAGATTCATAGGGACAGGGCTTTCGCACACAAAACAGGGAGGAACCATGACAAGGTGGGAGCTGTCGTGGTGCAGGCACCCCCTGCAAACCAGAAGAATTTATTGGTTGTTGGgacacagcagcacagctgcgAGGACAGCGTGGTTGATCCAACCTCAAGCAGAGTCCAGGGTCTAGATGGATATGGGAATACGGAGCAGGGAAAGAGGGCTTGGAACCCAGCAAGCTGCTTTGGTCTGAGATGACAGTTGCAGGCACCAGGATGCGGGTGAGGCAGCTTTGCCAGAGTACTGGAGGACCACCAGAACACGTCCTCGCTGGCACAAACAGGTCATCCCAGGCCTTGGgctgcctctgctctgtgaCAGAGGATGCTGGAGCTTGATGAGTGAGCAAATTTGACGGGAAGCAGTAACCCAGCACAAGCTAGATAAGGTCCTGCTTCCAGCAGTGGAGACGCAAGCCTTGAGAAAGGGC
Encoded proteins:
- the LOC129199533 gene encoding uncharacterized protein LOC129199533 isoform X1, translated to MMHWQMRILHLYPLWKNLSSPFHVDKAFRVQPCVGGMRSSGLLWWGMSPQCLRCCNTMPVTWPQAHYTYIHLFKGPASLLPSGLHRGLVLCSQRQPLWHLECWLQIAPLVCSEVHTRGQGSCWFLSGSVPQAGQVQRRGGLQGCFALSRCAVGRSPEGRWELLPSSSVPCPQLNITAWSAQDGGFLEMQRLRLSSSVTEHSLPGHSPGSSYVVTMQGVTNTGAGAASLWEFQTDSSDTPHPLDISCRSVRDISPSQGTVVLPLRPIARPPEMAREHQLIVVATHNGTAVEGACLGEPQPFNASQQPGTYVAAVINLTASTDFVLGDGTRRQGYHNAALRTGWDYTALLRLVRRSPQAEKFTCVCYSFSVGKGSFFPAKLQRIIKKVKVARLEISHSSPCPGPQETFRAVREQRRWGG
- the LOC129199533 gene encoding uncharacterized protein LOC129199533 isoform X2 yields the protein MALQLLALSCLLGLVSLLAAQGQEEPDPKVQGMPQETETCKRPRWDSRLQLAPDEEKYKMNEEVMLSCPAGFQPSFTHIKCAREVQSVSHGKPVYREVWLGRDSGGVWIRIRSNVECIEVLQVVPGTLEISSTSIKLNWTCRLPDVCQRMRATCRLAVPSSPPCEAEEVKGEEMLHGGEGTFTCPPLQPFTDYSVTISLPPSTVLFTWLVRTGETVPDRPEKLWLDPSTGSIKWEKLPSCNGEIIGYQLNITAWSAQDGGFLEMQRLRLSSSVTEHSLPGHSPGSSYVVTMQGVTNTGAGAASLWEFQTDSSDTPHPLDISCRSVRDISPSQGTVVLPLRPIARPPEMAREHQLIVVATHNGTAVEGACLGEPQPFNASQQPGTYVAAVINLTASTDFVLGDGTRRQGYHNAALRTGWDYTALLRLVRRSPQAEKFTCVCYSFSVVAGQPPAPWWGTVIGVVVLLALLVSAGILWFVLSRKRKFFPRKATEDN